A single bacterium DNA region contains:
- a CDS encoding alcohol dehydrogenase catalytic domain-containing protein — translation MRQAVMMEPGKIEFQNVPEPTYGDNEVLLRIKRIGVCGSDIHVWHGKHPFTPYPVVQGHEYSGQVEAVGKNVTKAKPGMRATGRPQLVCGKCGPCRRGDYNVCENLRVQGFQAPGCAQDLFVVPEDRLAVFPDSMTFEQGALIEPAAVGAHSTGRVSNLNGKNVIITGAGTIGNMVAQFVKARGAAKVMITDISHYRLDIAKACGIQYTVNTAEESFEDAIKRVFGDEGFQIGLEAAGVPATITDLIKYIEKGGEIVILGVYEKNPTINMGFVGEHELKLIGSLMYKHEDYEKAIDFISSGKIITDPLVTKHFPFEFYTDAYRYIDSQIDKTMKVMIDVN, via the coding sequence ATGAGGCAGGCAGTTATGATGGAACCGGGAAAGATAGAATTCCAGAATGTCCCGGAACCAACATATGGTGATAACGAAGTGCTCCTTCGCATTAAGCGTATAGGTGTTTGCGGATCTGATATACACGTTTGGCATGGCAAGCATCCGTTTACTCCATATCCTGTTGTGCAAGGGCACGAGTATTCAGGACAAGTTGAAGCTGTGGGAAAGAATGTAACTAAAGCAAAGCCTGGAATGCGGGCTACAGGCCGCCCTCAATTGGTTTGCGGAAAGTGCGGCCCATGCAGGCGTGGAGATTATAATGTATGTGAGAATCTTCGTGTGCAGGGCTTTCAGGCGCCTGGATGTGCTCAAGATTTATTTGTAGTACCAGAGGATAGATTGGCAGTTTTTCCTGATTCTATGACTTTTGAACAGGGTGCACTAATAGAACCAGCTGCTGTTGGTGCCCATTCAACAGGCAGAGTCAGCAATCTCAATGGCAAAAATGTGATTATAACAGGAGCAGGAACTATTGGTAATATGGTTGCACAGTTCGTTAAAGCTCGAGGTGCTGCTAAGGTCATGATTACAGATATCAGTCATTATCGTCTGGATATTGCTAAAGCCTGTGGTATACAATACACAGTGAACACAGCCGAGGAATCCTTTGAAGATGCAATTAAACGAGTATTTGGCGATGAAGGATTCCAAATTGGACTTGAGGCTGCTGGTGTGCCTGCTACAATTACAGATCTAATAAAATATATTGAAAAAGGCGGTGAGATTGTTATTCTGGGTGTGTATGAAAAGAATCCTACTATTAATATGGGATTTGTCGGAGAACATGAACTTAAGCTTATCGGGTCACTTATGTATAAACATGAGGATTATGAAAAGGCAATTGATTTCATATCTTCTGGGAAAATTATAACTGATCCTTTGGTTACAAAACATTTCCCTTTTGAATTTTATACAGATGCTTATCGTTACATTGATTCTCAAATAGATAAAACTATGAAGGTTATGATAGATGTCAATTAA